ATCACAGAAACAGAAACAATCACAACAAGTGTCAGCGGAACACTAATGGTAAACATTGCAATAAACACACTAATAAAACTAACAACAGCCATGACTAGATTGGGAATGCTTTGAGAAATCATTTGCCTTAAAGTATCCGTATCATTCGTAAAATGACTCATAATATCTCCGTCAGAATGTGAATCAAAATAACGAATCGGCAATGTTTCGAGATGGGTAAACATCTCATCACGAATCGTTTTTTGAGTCCCTTCACTAATTCGTACCATGATTAAGTTAGACAACAAATTTGAAATAATTCCTACCCCATAAATCAGTGCCATTGTCATAATTGCCTTTAATAGTCCAGAAAAATTAGGATTATCTTGTCCAAGTAGCGGCGTAATATAATCATCGATCACCACTTGTAGGAAGAGCGAGCCACGAACGTTAGCAAAAGTACTAAGTAATATGAGAATCAGTACCAGTATGAGCTGTAGCTTGTACTTTTTAAACATATATGAAAACAGTCGTTTCAATGTTTTCAAAGGATCTTGATTTTTCTGAATCCCTTTTGTTTGTTCATCACGCATCCTCTTCACCAAATCCTTTCTTTTGGGATTCATACACTTCTTGATAAATCTGGTTATTCGCTAATAATTCATCGTGTGTTCCAATGGCATTGATCAAGCCTTTATCCATGACAATAATTCGATCTGAATCTTCAATAGAAGACACACGCTGACCGATAATAAATGTTGTCGTTCCAGGAATTTCTTGTCTCATTCCTTCTCTGATCAAGCGGTCTGTTTTCGTGTCTACTGCACTTGTTGAATCATCCAAAATTAAAATTTTAGGTTTCTTCAACAATGCTCGGGCAATACACAGACGCTGTTTTTGTCCCCCAGAAACATTATTTCCACCTTGGGAAATCAATGTATCGTATTTATCAGGAAATTCTTGAATGAAGCTATCAGCTTGTGCAATTTTACAGACTCTGATCAAGTCTTCATCTGTCGCATCTTCATTTCCCCAGCGCAGATTTTCTTTGATTGTTCCTGTGAACAGCACATTATTTTGTAAAACCATGCTGACTTGATCTCGCAATGACTTCAGATCATATTCACGAACATCGTGTCCACCAACTTCTACTGAACCTTGTGTCACATCATATAATCTTGGAATCAACTGAACTAATGTTGACTTAGAACTACCTGTCCCACCAACGATTCCAATCACTTCGCCAGATTTTATCTCCATATTCGCATGCATCAATGCCAATTTTTCAAGATCATTCGCATAACTAAAACATACATCGTTAAATCGAACAGAGCCATCCGGTATTTCAAAAAGAGGATTTGCATTATTTTTTAAATCACTTTCTTCAGATAACACTTCTGTGATCCGTTCAGCCGAAGTCCGTGCAATCAATACAATGACAAAAACCATCGATAACATATTTAAACTCATCAAAATCTGCATTGTGTAGGTAAACATGCTGACTAACTCTCCAGTGGTCAACGTGCTACCAACTACAAATTTTGCTCCTAACCATGAAATCAGTAACATGCATGTATATACTGCAAACTGTAAAATAGGATTATTGAATGCAACAATACTTTGTGCTTTTGCGAATGTTTTGTAGATGTCTTTAGATACTGTTTTGAACTTCTCGTCTTCATGCTTTTCTCTTACATAAGATTTAACTACCCGAATCCCTTGTAGATTTTCTTGAACAACATTATTTAGTTTGTCATAGATCCGAAAAACCTTATTAAAATTCGGATGTGCAAAATAAATAACGGCTGCAAGACCAATCATAAGAAAGGGCACAACGCCTAAATAAATCAATGATAGATCCTTGTTGATACTAAACGCCATCACTAATGAAAAAATCATGATCAACGGACTGCGAACTAAAAGCCGAATAATCATTTGATAAGCATTTTGAACATTGGTCACGTCTGTTGTCATTCGTGTGATCAAACTTGACGTGGAAAAACGATCAATGTTTGAAAATGAAAACCCTTGGATACGAACAAACAATTGATCTCGTAAATTTTTGGCAAAGCCAGCTGATGCCACAGCCGCATATCGACCTGACATCGCACCAAAAAACAAGGCAATAATTGCACAAATAAATAAAATCGCGCCATACATTAAAATCGCTTTGGTATTTCCTTTTTCAATACCGTTATCGATCATCATCGCCATAACTAAAGGGATGATAATATCTAAAATCACTTCCCCTGTTACATAAAGTGGGGTAATAATACTTTCTTTTTTATAGACACCAATATTCGAAATTAGTTTTTTTATCATGTAATCAGATCACCTTCCTTATTTATTTGTTTGCTATTCTCAGATAATTTCCCCATCACTTTAAAGAAGATTGTCAGCTCCTCTTCAGTAATTCCTTGAACAAGTAATGCATCAAATTTATGTAGCTTGACGATGTTTTCTTTGACTTTTTGTTTCCCTAAATCAGTTAAGATTATGGTTTTAAAACGATTATCTTCTTTACAGCTACTTCGTTCAATGAATAAGCGTTTCTCCATCGTTTGCAGAACACCTGTCGCAGTAGAACGGCGAATATCAAATTCTTGCTCTATATCTTTTTGATAGACGGGTATTTGTTGACTATTACGGCGGTGAATAAAATTAAGAATGCGCATTTGGATACTTGAAGATGCCTCGCCGTCGTCTTCTTTTAGAATTTCTGCTGCTTTTCGATTGAGTTCGTTGGCTAAAATCCTGATTTTTAGACCGATTTTTCTGTCCATGATTTACCTCCTCGTTAAATAGTTCGGTTCCTAACTATATTACGATACATATCAGGATAAGGTCAAGCTTAAATTATATATCAATTGATTATCCAAAAAAAAACAGCCGTTATCAATCGGCTGTCCTTTTACTCTAGCCTAGCTCAACGATTGTTAAGTTAGGGTTTCTACCATTTGCTTTATTAATCAGATTACTATCCATAATAATTCTTACACTTAATTTATCTCCTGTATTCAATTTTACTATACTTGAGCCAGATCCTGATAAAACTACTCCCTGAGGACTTGAAAGAGCTACATTCGAAACTAAAGTATCATTTTTATACAGTCTAATATCAGCCCAGCCACCTGCAGTTTCAAAATGAACAGATGCCATATATCCAACTAGAACTGTTGTAGACTTATTTACAGTTACATCATATGAATTTAATGTACAGAAATTTGATGCGCTAACTGTTTGAGTTCCTCCTAAGGGCAATTTATTATTATTAGTAGTTAAAGTCCATTTACCTGTATGGCTTAGTCCAAAATAATCAGATTTTGTGGCTACTGTTTTGCCATTACTCTGCAGCCCATCCTTAAAATTCTTAATCCCAGCAATTTCTTCATCACCAGTCTTTTTAACCACCGTCTCCTCAAAATTATCAATAGCACTTGTATGTGTCTTCGGATATAACAAGTTCCCTTTTTCTTCTAATTGTACGATATCTGCCATTATACTGCTCCCACCTTACTAAATGTTATTGTTGGTAATGTATCTAATTTTTTCTTGTCTACTGCGCTCATCAGCCCGTTGACTGTTTGCGTTGCGGTAGTTGTCGTTGTTGCATTTACACCCGCTGGTCCTTGTGGTCCCGCAGCACCAGTAGCACCTTTTAAGCCCTGAGGTCCTGTTGCGCCCATTGCTCCTTGCGGACCTGCTGGACCTATATCTCCTTTTTCACCTTTGATTGTTGTTAAACCTTCCACCGCATTTACGTGTGTTTTAGGATAAACAACAACACCATCACTTTTTAATTCGACGATATCTGTCATACTGTTCCCACCTTCTCTATTGATATTCCTGTTCCTTCAACGCCTAAATCTTTAGCAGTCAACGTAATATCTCCCGTTTTTCCATTGATCGAAGTCACACCGCTTCCTACTGTTTCGATTTTATCCAAACCGAGGATTGCACTAACGTGTGTTTCTGGAAAAACTTGGCGTTGTACACCCGCTTCATCCGTTTCCATGACTTTTTTTATTTCTACTTCATTTGCCATCAAACTGAACCTACCTTTCTTATGAAGAAAGTCTTTTGTTTTTCACTATCAATTTCAGCTATTACTAAAGCTGAAGCCTCTTTTTTATGTGTAACTGTTCCTAATTTGGTTACGCCGTGATTTAAGCTAAATTTATCATCTCGGATCGTTCTAAGGATTCCAGCTTCACCACTTTTCAACGTGAAATGTGCTTGTTTTAACTCTTCAATTAAATTTAAAAGATTCCCCGCAGCATTTTCATCTAAGATTTCTTTGATCGTTGCAAACCATTGATCGAATTCTGCTCTTTGAACTGTCGTCCATTGATCGTATCGCTCTTGATTTGTTGTGATCCAACTTTGAAACTCTGCAATAATACGCTGCAATTCTTCTTGTGCTACTAAATACCAATCATCATAAATCTCCTGGCAAGTTTTCACCCATTCAGTGAAATAGCGTAAGATTTCCTCAAATGTCCAAATATAGTTACTATCTTTGATACCATCATCGTAAATACTTTCTTTGACTTGATAAGCAAAATCCCGTGTTGAAAATTGTTGTCGCCAGCTTAAATCTTTCTGCAATTCTCTAAAACTAAAGTAAGCAGTATTTTCTCCGACACTTTGCATATCGTAATTTGTTAATGTGTATTCTAATTTTCCTTTTTTTGCGTCGATGATTTTAGTGACCTTTTGCTCGGATAAACCGAGTCCAATATGATGTCCTTGTTTGACGCAGAAAAAAGGGGTTAAATTTGAAATGTCTTTTGGTTTTCCATGTTCTGTTATTGTCACAGCCAAGACTTGGGTTCCTTCGTCAAATTGACGAACCATAATTGTTGGAATATTGTCATTTGGTTGTGTCGTTGATAGAAAAATTGGATATACGATTGACATTTACTCACTCCTTTCTAAAAATTGATTATTTTGGCGGAATAACGATCGAACTGATCTCGCTTGATCCAACCCACGGGCGTTCATATTTACCAACGACCTGCCCTAATCCGATATTTTGTTCATAGGTTTGGAAACCACCAGGGGTTAACCCTCGAATAACGCCTGTATGACCATAGGTATAGTCAACGTTAAAACCACCGATGTTTCCACCGCGTTTCCAGTTGATGATTGCACCCGGTACTAACTGCTCATATGTCGGATTAAAAATTACTTTCCAACCAACTGCAGCCCAATCATAAGCGCTACCGATTTCCGCCGCTGCTTCTGTATCTCCTATGTTATGGCTTAATGGATAGCCCGTACTTGCGCCTAAACCACAACCACCTAAAAATCCAGAATACTCTGCAGGCACTGCATAACACTGTCCATTTCCTAAGGGTTGCTTATATAAGGTGTCTAAATGAGCTAGTCCCGCAGCTCCCGTTGACGCTCCTGGTTTCAAATTTCTTAACTTGTCATACCAGTATTGAGCTTGTTGTGCTCTTACTGGCTGATTAGGATATTTAGGATGCTCGTAAAATGCAATAAAATATTCTGCTGACAATTTAACATCCGAAAGCTTAGTGAAATCTTTAAAAGAGATGTTTGATAAATCTGGTCTTTCATAGTTTGGAAACCATTGCTGATTATTTTCCATTTCCCATTGTATTCGTTGACATTGGGAGTCCAGCGTTCGATGATCCAAACCATTTTCATTACACCAATTAACTAGCTTGGATTTAGGTGTCCATTGAGTTAGTCCATAACCACCGCCGCCACTTAGTTCGTCGATATCAGGCATGATCCCCGATTCTGATTGGATATTCCCTAGCATTCCAGCAATCGATTGTTCACTCCAGCCTTTATTTTTAAAGAATTGCCAGATGCCCCAAGCATTTTTTTCTTGGTCGGTTGTTAGTTCTGGTGGTATTCCTCCACCGATGCCACCAGATCCTCCACTGCCGTTACCGGTTATTTCTTTGCCATTAAGAAATAGCTTTCCTTTAATATGCAAATCCCCATTATGATTCCAAATTGCTCGTGAATTTAGCTTAGGCTCTTCCATTGTGCTATCTTTTGGTATTTGAATAACATAGTTAGAAGTATTTTCTTTATCTTTACTTCCAGAATTTAATGAAAAAATAAAACCTGGTTGTTGAATGACTGCAAATCCATTAACTTTGCCATCACTTGTCGTTGCACTTATGGAACCTAATCTTTTATTTACCTTTTTATCGCTGAAAATAATATTTCCATTTAGAATTTTTATTTGAAATGCGTCATCTAGCGTCTTGAACTCGCAACCTTCAATTGTTCGACCTCTAATTGTCCCAGCTTGAATAAAATCAGCATTAAATTTTCCGTCAATCGTCCAAGCAGTTTTATATTTTCCTTTATTAAAATCTCCATCAATAAAACCGATACCTTCACTATTGGCAACTAGAAAATGGTCACTGGTCTCAAGTGAATCCTTGTTCATCCATACCATTTGATACGGTTCACGACTAGTTGATTTTCCCGTTTCGATTCCGTTCATAAGCTTTATAGAACCGCCTTTGGCTCCACGAATAATATCATCTTGCCACTTTGAAATTTCTTCTGAATCATAAAAAGTCATTTTCTTTTCTTCCAAAGAATCGACGTTCCCTTTTAAATCCGAAGTAGCTTTTGAAATGCTTTTTGAAATATTATCTCCTAACCCTGCTTCGACTTTGCCCGTCAAACGATCGTTTTTTACTTTGAAAATGCGAGTTTCGTAGTGATAGTTTCGGTCATGCCTATGGATAGTCACAGTATTTCCAATCGTATCTCCACCTAAAATTTCAGTTTTAAATTGAACGAGTGGACGTGAATATTCAATGAGTGAATCATATGTTTTTTGAAGTAATTTTTCTGGACTTTCTTCTTCATCAAACGTGATGACTTTTTCCCGTTTTCTCATGCCGCCATTTTTTAGCGGGATGCCGTATTGTGTTGTCATTTCAGGAAATTCTAGCCAATTTTGTCCCTTTGGTTTATTTAAAGGTTTGCCATTTGCTTTTTTCCACTCTATATTTGTAAACTCAATACGCTTGCCTTTTCCATCACCGACATCTTCACCACGGCCCCGTCCAATCAGGCTTGTATATACTTGATTGCGATCTTGTTCTTTTATGATACTTAATGCTTTATCACCGTAAGTAAAACGCTGGTTACTTTGTTCACCAATTTCACGATATATCTCTAGCCATTTATCTGTGA
This sequence is a window from Enterococcus sp. 7F3_DIV0205. Protein-coding genes within it:
- a CDS encoding ABC transporter ATP-binding protein, which produces MIKKLISNIGVYKKESIITPLYVTGEVILDIIIPLVMAMMIDNGIEKGNTKAILMYGAILFICAIIALFFGAMSGRYAAVASAGFAKNLRDQLFVRIQGFSFSNIDRFSTSSLITRMTTDVTNVQNAYQMIIRLLVRSPLIMIFSLVMAFSINKDLSLIYLGVVPFLMIGLAAVIYFAHPNFNKVFRIYDKLNNVVQENLQGIRVVKSYVREKHEDEKFKTVSKDIYKTFAKAQSIVAFNNPILQFAVYTCMLLISWLGAKFVVGSTLTTGELVSMFTYTMQILMSLNMLSMVFVIVLIARTSAERITEVLSEESDLKNNANPLFEIPDGSVRFNDVCFSYANDLEKLALMHANMEIKSGEVIGIVGGTGSSKSTLVQLIPRLYDVTQGSVEVGGHDVREYDLKSLRDQVSMVLQNNVLFTGTIKENLRWGNEDATDEDLIRVCKIAQADSFIQEFPDKYDTLISQGGNNVSGGQKQRLCIARALLKKPKILILDDSTSAVDTKTDRLIREGMRQEIPGTTTFIIGQRVSSIEDSDRIIVMDKGLINAIGTHDELLANNQIYQEVYESQKKGFGEEDA
- a CDS encoding MarR family winged helix-turn-helix transcriptional regulator, whose translation is MDRKIGLKIRILANELNRKAAEILKEDDGEASSSIQMRILNFIHRRNSQQIPVYQKDIEQEFDIRRSTATGVLQTMEKRLFIERSSCKEDNRFKTIILTDLGKQKVKENIVKLHKFDALLVQGITEEELTIFFKVMGKLSENSKQINKEGDLIT
- a CDS encoding collagen-like protein, which produces MTDIVELKSDGVVVYPKTHVNAVEGLTTIKGEKGDIGPAGPQGAMGATGPQGLKGATGAAGPQGPAGVNATTTTTATQTVNGLMSAVDKKKLDTLPTITFSKVGAV
- a CDS encoding phage baseplate upper protein, which codes for MSIVYPIFLSTTQPNDNIPTIMVRQFDEGTQVLAVTITEHGKPKDISNLTPFFCVKQGHHIGLGLSEQKVTKIIDAKKGKLEYTLTNYDMQSVGENTAYFSFRELQKDLSWRQQFSTRDFAYQVKESIYDDGIKDSNYIWTFEEILRYFTEWVKTCQEIYDDWYLVAQEELQRIIAEFQSWITTNQERYDQWTTVQRAEFDQWFATIKEILDENAAGNLLNLIEELKQAHFTLKSGEAGILRTIRDDKFSLNHGVTKLGTVTHKKEASALVIAEIDSEKQKTFFIRKVGSV
- a CDS encoding phage tail spike protein, whose product is MNKSVYFFDERQHLLRIVKENELIEVIQEKEITSNKEELMNDTLNVSTVYDEELKQAAYMAVKEEASYYSLYRIILDTESENILSFVGISFAPDELDSYVVKNVEAKNDSIKNTVQKLLTETEWRLGKIDANLPVITEDFSFLSVRDALKNIQTKGCEILFKYKIDGIGITDKWLEIYREIGEQSNQRFTYGDKALSIIKEQDRNQVYTSLIGRGRGEDVGDGKGKRIEFTNIEWKKANGKPLNKPKGQNWLEFPEMTTQYGIPLKNGGMRKREKVITFDEEESPEKLLQKTYDSLIEYSRPLVQFKTEILGGDTIGNTVTIHRHDRNYHYETRIFKVKNDRLTGKVEAGLGDNISKSISKATSDLKGNVDSLEEKKMTFYDSEEISKWQDDIIRGAKGGSIKLMNGIETGKSTSREPYQMVWMNKDSLETSDHFLVANSEGIGFIDGDFNKGKYKTAWTIDGKFNADFIQAGTIRGRTIEGCEFKTLDDAFQIKILNGNIIFSDKKVNKRLGSISATTSDGKVNGFAVIQQPGFIFSLNSGSKDKENTSNYVIQIPKDSTMEEPKLNSRAIWNHNGDLHIKGKLFLNGKEITGNGSGGSGGIGGGIPPELTTDQEKNAWGIWQFFKNKGWSEQSIAGMLGNIQSESGIMPDIDELSGGGGYGLTQWTPKSKLVNWCNENGLDHRTLDSQCQRIQWEMENNQQWFPNYERPDLSNISFKDFTKLSDVKLSAEYFIAFYEHPKYPNQPVRAQQAQYWYDKLRNLKPGASTGAAGLAHLDTLYKQPLGNGQCYAVPAEYSGFLGGCGLGASTGYPLSHNIGDTEAAAEIGSAYDWAAVGWKVIFNPTYEQLVPGAIINWKRGGNIGGFNVDYTYGHTGVIRGLTPGGFQTYEQNIGLGQVVGKYERPWVGSSEISSIVIPPK